One Antiquaquibacter oligotrophicus genomic region harbors:
- a CDS encoding NADH:ubiquinone oxidoreductase subunit 4 (chain M): MGRSIRLIALVCAVALISGCASDLRSAPIEADDDFGTVEVFAVDGDGMLEPDASGLAEHVWSTFTRVATPEFAGRTVSEYRVGDAPDSDTMAYVFQADDPTLWVLAANLSTSDDDTLLIPTLIHEYAHIITLSPSEVDPDTVSCPTLDLDEGCANLDSVLLTFYDHFWAGYGDDAPAPGNSDSDAAYEFYREHENDFVSDYAATNVVEDLAESFMTFVLEPRPTGDTVIARKLEFFWSYPDFVTTRERILAEFTAEIGPVD; encoded by the coding sequence GTGGGTCGCAGCATCCGATTGATCGCTCTCGTCTGTGCTGTCGCGCTGATCTCGGGGTGCGCAAGCGATCTCCGGTCGGCCCCCATCGAGGCCGACGACGATTTCGGCACCGTCGAGGTGTTCGCTGTTGACGGCGATGGGATGCTCGAACCCGACGCGAGCGGACTAGCCGAGCACGTGTGGTCGACCTTCACGCGTGTTGCCACTCCGGAGTTCGCCGGACGTACCGTCAGCGAGTACCGCGTGGGAGACGCACCGGACAGCGACACCATGGCTTACGTCTTTCAAGCCGACGATCCGACCCTGTGGGTGTTGGCAGCGAACCTCTCGACGAGCGACGACGACACCCTTCTCATCCCGACATTGATCCACGAGTACGCGCACATCATCACCCTCTCCCCGAGCGAGGTCGACCCGGACACCGTGTCTTGTCCCACCCTCGATCTCGACGAGGGATGCGCGAACCTCGACTCGGTCCTCCTGACCTTCTACGACCACTTCTGGGCAGGGTACGGAGATGACGCCCCTGCGCCCGGCAATTCGGACAGTGACGCCGCGTATGAGTTCTACCGGGAACACGAGAACGATTTCGTGAGCGATTACGCGGCGACCAACGTCGTCGAAGATCTCGCCGAGAGTTTCATGACGTTCGTGCTGGAACCGCGGCCAACCGGCGATACCGTAATCGCGCGAAAACTCGAGTTCTTCTGGTCGTATCCGGACTTCGTCACAACACGAGAGCGCATCCTGGCGGAATTCACCGCGGAGATCGGGCCCGTCGACTAG
- a CDS encoding glutaminase: MTALADLLAHVVLELSAAAVPDEALGQLREARRLGPITRPPAFVAVGRAWRLGDLLVTSDGRLLATGHVVRAIVPKDFAANKGPAEAQRRELQRAAARGKFRPGESVNYGFRDAVGDTVVERDGRYILRLSYADVPLETYLSDRVRLAIAPGPD; encoded by the coding sequence GTGACGGCGCTCGCCGACCTGCTCGCGCACGTGGTTCTCGAACTCTCCGCGGCGGCCGTTCCCGACGAGGCTCTCGGTCAGCTTCGCGAGGCCCGGCGGCTGGGGCCCATCACGCGCCCGCCGGCCTTTGTGGCGGTCGGACGCGCGTGGCGATTGGGCGATCTGCTGGTCACGAGCGACGGACGATTACTCGCCACCGGTCACGTGGTGCGGGCCATCGTGCCCAAGGATTTCGCGGCAAACAAGGGGCCAGCCGAGGCGCAACGCCGGGAGTTGCAGCGCGCGGCGGCGAGGGGGAAGTTTCGACCCGGCGAGTCGGTCAACTACGGCTTCCGGGATGCTGTGGGCGACACCGTCGTCGAACGGGACGGCCGCTACATCCTGCGGCTCAGCTACGCCGATGTCCCGCTCGAAACGTACCTGAGCGACCGGGTGCGTCTGGCGATAGCTCCCGGGCCCGACTGA
- the rbfA gene encoding 30S ribosome-binding factor RbfA, which yields MADAARAAKMADRIKVIVAQALERGVKDPRLGFVTITDVRVTGDLQHASIFYTVYGSDEERADTAAALKSATGMLRSEVGKNITARLTPSLEFIPDGIPENAALIETLLNEAAARDAKVENLAKKASYAGDEDPYVKPRVIDDEDDN from the coding sequence ATGGCGGATGCAGCACGGGCGGCGAAGATGGCCGACCGAATCAAGGTCATCGTTGCGCAGGCGCTCGAACGCGGTGTCAAAGACCCACGCCTGGGCTTCGTCACGATCACCGATGTGCGAGTGACCGGCGACCTTCAGCACGCCTCGATCTTCTACACCGTGTACGGATCGGACGAGGAGCGAGCCGACACCGCCGCCGCACTCAAGTCCGCGACGGGCATGCTCCGTAGCGAGGTGGGCAAAAACATCACCGCGCGGCTCACCCCGTCCCTCGAGTTCATCCCTGACGGTATCCCCGAGAATGCGGCCCTCATCGAGACGCTGCTCAACGAAGCCGCTGCGCGAGACGCCAAAGTGGAGAACCTCGCGAAAAAGGCGAGCTACGCGGGCGACGAAGATCCGTACGTCAAGCCGCGGGTCATCGACGACGAAGACGACAACTAA
- a CDS encoding YlxR family protein, with the protein MEPARTCVGCRNRDDRSALLRLVVRDGRVIPDPSASLDGRGAWVHPTLDCVEAAEKRRAWTRAFRASKALDASDVRAAVDGSTESSERTG; encoded by the coding sequence ATGGAACCCGCACGAACGTGCGTCGGCTGCCGAAACCGAGATGACCGCTCCGCTCTTTTACGTCTGGTCGTCAGGGACGGGCGCGTGATTCCGGATCCGTCCGCGAGTCTCGACGGGCGAGGAGCGTGGGTCCATCCCACACTCGACTGCGTGGAAGCTGCGGAAAAGCGGCGGGCCTGGACCCGAGCCTTTCGAGCGAGCAAAGCGCTGGACGCGAGCGACGTACGTGCAGCAGTAGATGGCTCGACCGAGTCATCCGAACGAACAGGCTGA
- the nusA gene encoding transcription termination factor NusA codes for MDIDLSVLRLMEREREIPFDELVQIIEQAIQTAYLKHIGETDTSAARVVLDRKTGHVSVWVPERDEDGAIIGEAEDSPSDFGRIAAFAAKQVINQRLRDIADDHVLGEFKGREGDIVAGVIQQGPNPRMIHVDLGTVEAILPPEEQVPGEEYAHGTRIRVYVTAVSKGVKGPQITVSRTHPALVRKLFALEVPEIASGIVEITSLAREAGHRTKMAVRATEPGVNAKGACIGELGQRVRAVTAELNNEKIDIVDYSENLATFVANALSPAKVSSSFVIDESTKAVRALVPDYQLSLAIGKEGQNARLAAKLTGARIDIQPDSILES; via the coding sequence GTGGACATCGACCTGAGCGTGCTGCGCCTCATGGAGCGCGAGCGCGAGATCCCCTTCGACGAACTCGTCCAGATCATCGAGCAGGCGATCCAGACCGCCTACCTCAAGCACATTGGCGAGACGGACACGAGCGCCGCGCGCGTGGTTCTCGATCGCAAGACCGGCCACGTGAGTGTGTGGGTTCCGGAGCGCGACGAGGACGGCGCGATCATCGGCGAGGCCGAAGACAGCCCCAGCGACTTCGGTCGTATCGCCGCCTTCGCGGCCAAGCAAGTCATCAACCAGCGCCTGCGCGACATCGCCGACGATCACGTTCTCGGCGAGTTCAAGGGGCGCGAGGGCGACATCGTCGCGGGTGTGATCCAGCAGGGTCCGAATCCCCGGATGATCCACGTTGACCTCGGAACGGTCGAAGCCATCCTGCCTCCGGAGGAGCAGGTTCCTGGTGAGGAGTACGCTCACGGGACTCGCATCCGTGTGTACGTCACCGCCGTCAGCAAGGGTGTGAAGGGGCCGCAGATCACGGTAAGCCGCACACACCCGGCGCTCGTCCGGAAGCTCTTCGCCCTCGAGGTGCCCGAGATCGCGAGCGGGATCGTCGAGATCACGTCCCTCGCGCGTGAGGCGGGCCACAGAACCAAGATGGCTGTTCGAGCCACGGAGCCCGGAGTCAACGCAAAGGGCGCGTGCATCGGTGAGCTGGGTCAGCGCGTTCGTGCTGTGACCGCGGAACTCAATAACGAGAAGATCGACATCGTCGACTACTCAGAGAACCTGGCGACCTTCGTTGCGAACGCTCTCTCCCCGGCGAAGGTCTCCAGCTCGTTCGTGATCGACGAATCAACGAAGGCCGTGCGCGCGCTCGTACCGGACTACCAGTTGTCCCTCGCCATCGGCAAAGAGGGTCAGAACGCCCGATTGGCTGCCAAACTCACCGGAGCGCGCATCGACATCCAACCCGACAGCATCCTCGAATCCTGA
- the infB gene encoding translation initiation factor IF-2, with protein MANPRVHEIASELGIESKVVLEKLKNMGEFVKGPSSSVAPPVARRVKAALEADGIKPAPAAEKPKAAPKAAPKPAPKPADPAPSAPAADAPPTPAAPLTVAERQAQAEAAAAATAPKPTDAPRPSNIPRPGAPRPGNNPFSSNQGMGRPGIPRPGNNPFSSNQGMPRPGAPRPGAPRPGGPGQGPRPGFQQRPGGPGGGNFQQRPGAPRPGGAGGGGFRPGAPGSNFGPNRPPAGGGRGRGPGGGTAGAFGRGGGKSKARKSKRTKRAEFELREAPSLGGVAVPRGDGKTIIRLRRGASISDLADKLETLTGLSVQPGSLVTALFHLGQMATATESLDEGTFEVLADELGYKIEMVSPEDEDKELLAGFDLDLDQELEDETDEDLEIRPPVVTVMGHVDHGKTKLLDAIRKANVVAGEAGGITQHIGAYQVWTEHEGIERAITFIDTPGHEAFTAMRARGAQVTDLAILVVAADDGIMPQTVEALNHAQAANVPIVVAVNKVDKEGANPAKVRQQLTEFGLIAEEYGGDTMFIDVSALNNLGIDKLLDAVLLTADAGLDLRSNPNKDARGVAIEAKLDKGRGAVATVLIQSGTLRVGDAIVAGTAYGRVRAMMDENGATVEEAFPSRPVQVQGLSTVPRAGDTFIVTEEDRTARQIAEKREAVERNAMLAKARKRISLEDFTKALEDGKVEALNLIIKGDVSGAVEALEDALLKIEVDDSVQLRIIHRGVGAVTESDVNLATIDNAIIIGFNVRPDTKARERAQREGVDVRFYSVIYSALEEIENSLKGMLKPEFEEVQSGVAEIREIFRSSKVGNIAGVVVRSGTITRNAKARVIRDGVVVGDNLTIESLRRFKDDVTEVRTDFEAGIGLGKFNDIQVGDEIETIEMKEKPRV; from the coding sequence GTGGCAAACCCACGCGTGCACGAGATCGCTTCCGAGCTCGGCATCGAATCGAAAGTCGTTCTTGAGAAGCTCAAGAACATGGGCGAGTTCGTCAAGGGACCGTCCTCCAGTGTTGCGCCGCCCGTTGCGCGCCGCGTCAAGGCCGCTCTCGAGGCGGACGGCATCAAGCCGGCTCCCGCTGCCGAAAAGCCCAAGGCTGCACCCAAGGCCGCGCCGAAGCCCGCGCCGAAGCCTGCCGACCCCGCACCAAGCGCGCCAGCGGCAGACGCGCCGCCGACTCCGGCAGCACCCCTAACGGTCGCTGAGCGTCAGGCACAGGCGGAGGCCGCGGCAGCAGCTACGGCTCCCAAGCCGACGGATGCCCCCCGCCCCAGCAACATCCCCCGCCCTGGCGCACCGCGCCCCGGCAACAACCCCTTCTCGTCGAACCAGGGAATGGGACGCCCCGGCATTCCGCGCCCCGGCAACAACCCGTTCTCGTCGAACCAGGGGATGCCCCGACCCGGCGCACCGCGTCCGGGCGCACCGCGTCCCGGTGGCCCCGGCCAGGGGCCGCGCCCCGGGTTCCAGCAGCGTCCGGGTGGCCCCGGTGGCGGCAACTTCCAGCAGCGTCCCGGTGCACCGCGTCCCGGTGGAGCTGGCGGCGGTGGCTTCCGTCCCGGCGCTCCCGGTAGCAACTTCGGCCCGAACCGTCCGCCGGCAGGCGGCGGTCGCGGACGCGGACCCGGCGGTGGAACCGCGGGTGCCTTCGGTCGCGGCGGCGGAAAGAGCAAGGCACGTAAGTCGAAGCGGACGAAGCGCGCAGAGTTCGAGCTGAGGGAAGCCCCCTCGCTCGGCGGCGTTGCCGTTCCCCGCGGTGACGGCAAGACGATCATCCGTCTGCGCCGTGGCGCCTCGATCTCGGACCTCGCCGACAAGCTGGAGACGCTGACCGGCCTGAGTGTTCAGCCGGGAAGCCTCGTGACGGCCCTCTTCCACCTCGGACAGATGGCGACCGCGACCGAATCCCTCGACGAGGGCACCTTCGAGGTGCTCGCCGACGAGCTCGGCTACAAAATCGAGATGGTCTCCCCGGAGGACGAGGACAAGGAGCTCCTCGCGGGCTTCGACCTCGACCTCGACCAGGAGCTCGAGGACGAGACGGACGAGGATCTCGAGATCCGTCCGCCCGTCGTCACCGTCATGGGTCACGTCGACCACGGAAAGACCAAGCTGCTCGACGCCATCCGCAAGGCCAACGTCGTCGCCGGCGAGGCCGGTGGCATCACCCAGCACATTGGTGCCTACCAGGTGTGGACCGAGCACGAGGGCATCGAGCGCGCGATCACCTTCATCGACACCCCCGGTCACGAAGCGTTCACCGCCATGCGTGCCCGCGGTGCGCAAGTGACCGACCTTGCGATCCTCGTGGTCGCCGCCGACGACGGCATCATGCCGCAGACGGTGGAGGCGCTCAACCACGCACAGGCAGCGAACGTGCCCATCGTGGTGGCGGTCAACAAGGTCGACAAGGAGGGTGCCAACCCGGCGAAGGTGCGTCAGCAGCTCACCGAGTTCGGCCTCATCGCCGAAGAGTACGGCGGCGACACGATGTTCATCGACGTGTCGGCACTGAACAACCTCGGCATCGACAAGCTGCTCGACGCGGTGCTCCTCACCGCCGACGCCGGTCTCGACCTGCGGTCCAACCCCAACAAGGACGCCCGCGGTGTCGCCATCGAAGCCAAGCTCGACAAGGGTCGCGGTGCCGTCGCCACGGTGCTCATCCAGTCGGGAACCCTCCGTGTCGGTGACGCCATCGTCGCCGGAACGGCCTACGGCCGCGTCCGCGCGATGATGGATGAGAACGGCGCAACCGTCGAGGAGGCCTTCCCGTCGCGCCCCGTTCAGGTGCAGGGACTGTCCACGGTGCCGCGCGCCGGTGACACGTTCATCGTCACGGAAGAGGACCGCACTGCCCGACAGATCGCCGAAAAGCGTGAAGCGGTCGAGCGCAACGCGATGCTGGCGAAGGCTCGCAAGCGCATCAGCCTCGAAGACTTCACCAAGGCCCTCGAAGACGGCAAGGTCGAAGCCCTCAACCTCATCATCAAGGGTGACGTCTCCGGTGCCGTCGAGGCGCTCGAGGACGCACTCCTCAAGATCGAGGTCGACGACAGCGTGCAGCTGCGCATCATCCACCGCGGTGTTGGTGCCGTCACCGAGAGCGACGTCAACCTCGCCACGATCGACAACGCCATCATCATCGGATTCAACGTCCGGCCCGACACGAAGGCGCGCGAGCGCGCCCAGCGCGAAGGTGTCGACGTGCGCTTCTACTCGGTCATTTACTCGGCACTCGAGGAGATCGAGAACTCCCTCAAGGGAATGCTCAAGCCCGAGTTCGAAGAAGTGCAGTCCGGTGTGGCCGAGATCCGCGAGATCTTCCGCTCGTCCAAGGTCGGCAACATTGCGGGTGTCGTGGTGCGGTCCGGCACGATCACTAGAAACGCGAAGGCACGCGTCATCCGCGATGGCGTCGTCGTCGGCGACAACCTCACGATCGAGAGCCTGCGCCGCTTCAAGGACGACGTCACCGAGGTTCGTACGGACTTCGAGGCCGGAATCGGACTCGGCAAGTTCAACGACATCCAGGTCGGCGACGAGATCGAGACGATCGAAATGAAGGAAAAGCCGCGGGTCTAA